In Calditrichota bacterium, the genomic stretch CCGGTAGCGAAAAAAACTTGTAAGTCTGCTGCGCCCGGCAAAGCGCCCAGCCGAGAACCAACCCTAAAACCGTCCCGACGACACCAACAATGAGGCCCTCGAAGAGGAAGACTTTGAGGATCACCTCCTGCGTCGCGCCGATCGCCTTCAGGATGCCAATCTCCCGCTTCTTCTCCAGCACTACCATGATCTGACTCGAAACAATGTTAAACGCAGCCACGAGGATAATGAGCGATAGGAGGATCGTATAGAGCCACTTCTCGATCTTCATCCATCTAAAAAGCGTCTGGTGCATATCGTGCCAGGTGCGCGGGAAGTAGGGATAGCGGAGCACTTCCTCGATCCGACGGGCTACCCGGTCCGCGTATTCCATTCGGTTTAGCCGCAGTTCGATGCCGGAAATCGCATTACTGAACTCGAAAAACTCCTGGGCATCGGCCAGCGCAACATGCGCAAAGGCGTCGTCATACTCATAGATACCGGTCTCGAAGACACCAGTTACGTTGAACCGCATCAAGCGCGGTGTAGATAGCAAACTGGTCAAGCCTGCCGGGCTGATCAGGATTACGGTGTCCCCTATAGTCGCGTCAAGCCGAAAACTTACCTGCCGGCCCAGAATTATCCCCGGCATTTCGGTACCGCTCTTCGGATCGCTGTTTCCACGGAAAATCATCGCACCGGCAACGATCGTCTTCGGCAGGTCTCCAACCTCCCCTACCGTAGCCGGATCTACGCCCTTGATAACGATGCCTTCGATCCGGGTTCCCTTCCTTATCATCCCTTTGCCTTGCACATAGGGAGTCGCTCCGACGACATTTGTCAGCCGTCGCAAGGTGTCCAACGGCGCACGCCACTCGACCATCGGCATCTCGTGAAAAAGCGTAACCTTGATATGGGCATCAGCGCCGATGATCCGGTCCCGCACTTCGGACTCGAATCCGTTCATCACCGAGAGCGTAATGACCAACGCAGCGACGCCGATCATTATGCCTCCGGCCGAAATATAGGTGATGAGGGAGATGAAACCGGTCCGCCGCTTGGTGCGGAGGTAACGGGTGGCTATGAAAAGAGGGAGGTTCAATCGTTCGGGTCGGTGCGGGGCATCAGATTAGTTCTGAAACTGGCAACATTGATGCGGCTAATCTATCAATAGCTGCGCGGTCGAAGCAGCGGGAAAAGGATGACATCCCGAATCGAGGTGGATCCTGTCAGCACCATTGCCAGCCTATCGACACCGATGCCGAGACCCGCGGTAGGCGGCATACCCAACTCCAATGCGGCGAGGAAGTCCTCGTCGATCGGCGGCATTTCGTCGTCTCCCGCTGCTCGCAGCCGGGCTTGCTCTTCGAATCGGGCGCGCTGGTCGAGCGGATCGTTCAGTTCGCTGAAGGCGTTGACCAGTTCGAGTCCTCCGATGTAGAGTTCGAACCGCTCGGCGCAATCGACTACCCGACGATGCCGCTTTGCCAGCGGTGAAAGCGCAACCGGATGATCGGTCACGAATATCGGTTGGATAAGGTTTGGCTGAACGAAAGCCGAGAATAGTTCATCGATGAT encodes the following:
- a CDS encoding ABC transporter permease; protein product: MNLPLFIATRYLRTKRRTGFISLITYISAGGIMIGVAALVITLSVMNGFESEVRDRIIGADAHIKVTLFHEMPMVEWRAPLDTLRRLTNVVGATPYVQGKGMIRKGTRIEGIVIKGVDPATVGEVGDLPKTIVAGAMIFRGNSDPKSGTEMPGIILGRQVSFRLDATIGDTVILISPAGLTSLLSTPRLMRFNVTGVFETGIYEYDDAFAHVALADAQEFFEFSNAISGIELRLNRMEYADRVARRIEEVLRYPYFPRTWHDMHQTLFRWMKIEKWLYTILLSLIILVAAFNIVSSQIMVVLEKKREIGILKAIGATQEVILKVFLFEGLIVGVVGTVLGLVLGWALCRAQQTYKFFSLP